The genomic region CCCTGTGAGAGATCGCCCATGTCCGCATTGATCAGCATCCGCGACGTCACCAAGACCTACAGCCGCGGCAAACAGCAGGTCGAAGTCCTGCACGGCATCAACCTGGAAATCCCCAAGGGCGATTTCGTCGCACTGATGGGCCCGTCCGGCTCCGGCAAAACCACGCTGCTGAACCTGATCGGTGGACTGGACCAGCCCACCGGCGGCGAGATCAGCATCGATGGCAAGCGCATCGACACCCTCAGCGCCGGCCAGCTCACCCAATGGCGGGCCAGCAACGTGGGCTTCGTCTTCCAGTTCTACAACCTGATGCCGGTGCTCACCGCCCAGGGCAACGTCGAGCTGCCGCTGCTGCTGACCAAACTCAATGCGGCGCAGCGCAAGCGCAACGCCGAAGTCGCGCTGCAGGTCGTTGGCCTGGGCGATCGCGGCAAGCACAAGCCGCGCGAACTCTCCGGCGGACAGGAACAGCGCGTCGCCATCGCCCGCGCCATCGTCTCCGACCCCAGCCTGCTGGTATGCGACGAGCCGACCGGCGATCTCGACCGCAAGACCGCCGACGAGATCCTGACCCTGCTGCAGACGCTCAACCGCGAACATGGCAAGACCATCGTGATGGTCACCCACGATCCGCTCGCTGCGGAGTACGCCAAGCGTACGGTCCATCTCGACAAGGGCCGGCTGATCGAGCAGGCCCACGCAGCGCACGCGCCGGCCTGAGCCGCGCAGGGAGATCGACATGACCAAGACCGGATTCGTCGTCGCCAATCTGTTCCGCAAGAAGGCCCGGACCTCGCTGACGCTGCTGTCCATCGTCACCGCGTTCCTGCTGTTCGGGCTGCTGCAGTCGGTGAACGTGCTGTTCAATGCCGGCGCCGATTTCCTCGGCACCGCCCGCCTCATCACCCAGGCCCGCGTGTCCTTCACCCAGTCGTTGCCGATGCGCATGCGCGCCGAGATCGAGAGCGTGCCGGGCGTGGAAGCGGTGACCCAGTCGCAGTGGTTCGGCGGCGTGTGGCAGGGCAAGGACCAGCTGGTCGCGCTCGCGGTCGACCCGCTGCGCTTCCACGCGGTCTATCCCGAGTGGGATCTGCCCGAAGCGCAGTGGAAGCAGTTCGCCGAGACCCGCACCGCCATGGTCGCCGGCCGCAAGGTGGCCGACCAGTACGGCTGGAAGGTCGGCCAGAAGGTGCCGATCAGCTCCAACATCTTCCCGCAGAAGAACGGCAGCAAGGACTGGGTGTTCGATCTGGTCGGGATCGTCGACGGCAAGGACGAGGAGTGGAAGCGCCAGGCCACACAGGTCTGGATCAACCACGGGTATTTCGACGAGGAGAACCAGTTCGGCAGCGGCGCCGGTGGTATCTACCTGATCAAGCTCAAGGATCCGGAAGCCGCCGCGAAGGTGGCGCGGATCATCGACGCGAAATTCGAGAACTCGCCCGACGAGACCAAGACCCAGAACGAGAAGGACTGGAATCTCGGTTTCGCCAAGCAGTTCGGCGACATCGGCCTGATCGTCCGCTGGATCCTGTTCGCGGTGTTCTTCACCCTGCTGCTGGTGGTGGGCAACACGATGGCGCAGAGCATGCGCGAGCGCGTGCCCGAGATGGCGGTCCTGAAGACGCTGGGCTTCTCCGATACCAGCGTCCTGGGCTTCGTGCTGGCCGAAACGGTGGCGCTGTGCGCCATCGGCGGATTGATCGGACTGGCCTTGGCCACGGTCGCCGGCTGGCTCATCGCGCAGTCGGGCATCCCGATTCCGTTGCGCGTGGAGTGGCGGGTCTGGACCGCCGGCATCATCGCCATCCTGCTGCTGAGCATCGCGGTCGGGCTGCTGCCCGCGCTGCGCGCCAAGCGGCTGAAGATCGTCGACGCCCTCGCGGGCCGCTGACCGCACCCCTTTCAGGAGAGAATCCCAATGCTGTCGCAGATCTTCGCCATTACCGGCGTCAACCTCAAAAGCATCCCGGAGCGCTGGGGGCCATCCCTGGTCATCATCATCGGCCTGGCCGGCGTGGTGGCGGTGTTCACCGCGCTGCTGGCGATGAGTGAAGGCTTCAGCGCCACCCTCGCCGCCACCGGCAGCAAGGACAACGCCCTCGTCATGCGCGGCGGCTCGGCCACCGAACTGAACTCGGGCCTCGGCCGCGAAGAGACCAACCTGATCAAGCTCGGGCCCGGCATCCGCAAGGGCGCCGACGGCAAACCGCTGGCCTCGGCCGAAATCATCGTGATCGCCGAGCTGTTCAAGATCGGCGAGACCCTCAACGGCTCGAACCTCACCGTTCGCGGCGTGGAGCCGGCCGCATTCGCGCTGCGGCCCAAGCTGAAGATCGTCGAAGGCCGGCAGTTCAAGCCGGGCCTGCGCGAACTGGTGGTCGGCCGCAGCGTGAGCAAGCAGTTCGACGACGCGCAGGTCGGCAAGACCCTGCGCATGCGCGGCTCGGACTGGACGGTGGTCGGCGTGTTCGAATCCGGCGATGCGCACGAGAGCGAATTGTGGACCGACGTGGAGGTCGCACAGTCCAGTTTCGGCCGCAACGGCTACAGCTCGGTGCTGGCCGGGATGGAGAGCGAGAAGTCGCTCAAGGGCCTGGGCGCGGCGCTGAAGGCCGACCCGCGGCTCAACCTGGACGTGATCTCGCAGCAGGAATACTTCAGCGCCCAGACCGCACAGTTCCGCAAGACCATCGGCATCCTGGCGATCGTGGTCACCTCGATCATGGCCCTGGGCGCGATCTTCGCCGCGCTCAACAGCATGTTCGCGGCGGTCGCCACCCGCGCCAAGGAGATCGCGACGCTGCGCGCCATCGGTTTCGGCGGATTCCCGGTGCTGGTCTCGGTGATGATCGAGGCGCTGACCCTGGCGCTGCTGGGCGGTGTGATCGGTGCGCTGATCGCCTACGTGCTGTTCAACAACATGTCGGTCTCGACCATCGGCGCCAACTTCACCCAGGTGGTGTTCGCGTTCAAGGTCACGCCGGTCCTGCTGGGCATCGGCCTGCTGATCTCGGTCGCGGTCGGCTTCATCGGCGGCCTGATTCCGGCGGCGATCGCGGCGCGCCAGTCGGTGACCACGGCACTGCGCAGCGCCTGAGTTGCAGGGCTTGCGTGATCCGCGAACGAGGCGCCGATGGGCGCCTCGTTCGCGTTCGGGACATGGAAAACCGCGACAGGCCTTCAGGCGCCGGAAGTGCGCCGCGCCCGGCGCAGGCTGTCGAACGCGAAGATCGCCAATGCGATCCAGATGACGATGAAGCCGATCGCGCGATCGCGGTCGAAGGTTTCGCGGAACACCAGTACGCCGATCAGGAACTGCATGGTCGGGGCCACGTACTGCATCAGTCCGATGGTCGACAGCGGCACGCGCCGCACCGCGAAGGAAAACGCGATCAGCGGCAGCGCGGTCAGCGCTCCACCGAAAATCAGCAGCGCATCGACGCCGAATCCCCAACCACCGCTGCCGCGCAAAGGCAGGAAACCGCCCTGCCCGCTGGTTTCCGCCCACAGCAGATACGCCAGCGCCGGCAACAGCAGCACCGAGTTCTCGAAGCCGAGCCCGGTCACCGAATCGACCGCAGCGAGTTTGCGGATCACGCCGTAAAGGCCGAACGATCCCGCCAATGCCAGCGCGATCCACGGAAAACTGCCGTAGTTGAAGGTGAGCCAGAGCACGCCGGCGGCGGTGATGGCGACCGACAACCACTGGGTCGGATTCAGGCGCTCGCGCAGGAACAACGTGCCGATCACCACATTCAACAGCGGATTGATGAAATACCCGAGGCTGCTTTCGACCACGTGCCCGGCGTTCACCGCCCAGATGTACAGGCCCCAGTTGATCCCGATGCACAACCCGCTGAGCGTCAGCATCGCGGCGAGTCGCGGCTTGGCGATGATAGCGGCGAACCAGCCGCGCCCCCGCGACCACAGCAGCCACAGCGCGACCAGCACCGCGCTCCAGAGCACGCGATGCGCGACGATCTGCAGCGACGGGACCGCCTTCAGCAGATGCCAATACAGCGGCATCAGCCCCCACAGCAGGAACGCGCTGGCAGCGATCGACAGACCTTTGCGATCCAGCCCCTGCGGCGGCGTCATCCGCGTGCCTTCGCTCGGCTGATCGCGACCACGCCGACCAGGATCACCGCCAATGCGCCGAGATCGTGCAGACCGAAGTGCTCGTTTCCCAGCCATGCGCCCAGCATCACCGCGATCGGCGGGTTGACGTAGGCGTAGCTCGACGCCAAGGCCGGGCGCACATGGTTCAACAGCCAGACGTAGGCGCCGAAACCAGCGATGGAGCCGAAGATCGCCAGATAGATCAACGCCGCCGTGCCCTGCGTCGTCGGCGCGGCGGGCAGGCGTTCGCCCACCGCCAGGCCGAGCGCGATCAACATCACGCCACCGCAGAGCATCTGCGTGGCGGCGGCCATGAACGGCGACGGCAGATCGCGTCCGCGCGACCACACCGAGCCGAACGCCCATGCGATCGGTGCGATCAACAGCAGGGCCAGGCCGCGCGGCGTGGACGACAGGCTGCTGCCGGCGTTGAGCCAGAGCACGCCGATGAAACCGATGCCGATGCCGAGCCATTCGCCGCGACTCGGATGACGGCCGGACATCGCGCCGAACAGCCCCATCCACAGCGGCATCGACGCGATCGCGATGGCCGCAAGCCCGGAGGAGACGTCTTCCTCGGCCAATACCACCATGCCGTTGCCGAGCAGCATCATCAACAGGCCCATCACCGCCAGCGACGGCCACTGTTTGCGCGTCGGCGCGGGCACGCCGCGCCAGCGCAGCACCGCGTACAGCAACCCACCAGCCAGCAGCATGCGTCCGCCGGACACCGCCAGCAGCGGCGGCCAACCGCCTTCCAATGCGAAGCGGATACCGAGATAGGTGGAGCCCCAGATGAGATACACCGCCATCAGCGCAAGCCCGATGGAGAGCGTGGAGGCAGGGCGCGGATCGCCCGCGGATGGAGCAGCCATCGCAGTGCTCGGAAAGAAAATGGGGGAGATGAAGACGTGTCGCCGCATCGCGACGACGGGGCCATTCTACGCCCGCGTTTCAGGCGATTGGCGCGCGTCGCGGAACACAGTAAAGCGTCTGGTCGCGATGCCATGCTCTCGTAGGAGCGACTTCAGTCGCGAAACATGCGTTGTTTCAGATCGTGGTCGACGTCGCGGCTGCAATTCGGTCAGTTTCGCGACTGAAGTCGCTCCTACAAAAAAGCGCGGCCTATCGGCCGCCGATGACCTCGCGCCGGAGCAACTGCTGTTTCAGCGCCAGACCCCAGCGATACCCGCCCAGCGAACCATCGCCACGGATCACCCGATGACAGGGCACCACGATCGCGACGCGGTTGTGGGCGCAGGCGCTGGCGACCGCACGCGCGGCTTTCGGCGCATCCAGCGACGCGGCGAGTTCGGCATAGCTGCGGGTTTCGCCCGCAGGAATCTTCATCAGCGCATCCCAGACCCGCTTCTGGAATGCGGTGCCGATCAGATCGACCGGAATCAGGTCGGACGCCCGCATCCGTTTGCCCGCAAGCGCATCGGCGACCGCGCGCACGCGCGGCGCGAGGAATTCGTCGCGTCCGGCATCGACCTGCTGCAGCTGCGCGCGCGGAAACTCAGCATGGAGCCTGCCCACCAAGGCATCGCTATCGTCGCCCAGCTCGACCATGCAGATGCCGCGCACGGTAGTCGCCACCATCGCCTGTCCCAGCGCGGTGGCGACGATGCTCCAGCGGATCTCCTCACCGCCGCCGCCGGCGCGATAGCGCGCGGGGGTCATGCCGAGCTTCGCGGCGCCGGTCTCGTACACCCGCGACGGCGATCCGTAGCCGGCGTCGTACAGCGCCGCGCTGACATCGCGGCCGTCCTTCAGTGCGGATCTCAGTGCGCCGAGTTTGCGCTGGGCAAGATACTCGGCCGGGCTCAGACCGAAACGAGCGCGGAAACGGCGCTGCAGATGCGAAGCGCTGAGGCCGACCGCCGCCGACAGTTCGGCGAGCGTCGGTTCGCCGGCTTCGAGCAGTTCGCGGGCATGTTCGAGCGGGTCATGAATGGTGTTGCGCATGCGGCAAAGACTAACGGGCGTTCCGGATGCCCGCTATCCGATTCTTGCGCAGGCGAATGCATCCAAAGCGCAACCTCGGATCCCGCAAACGGAAACGGGCCCTCGCGGGCCCGTTTTGTCGTCGCCTTGGCATCGGACGATCAGTTCGCCCACTGCCCCGGCTTGCGGGCTTCGGTCAGCAGGACCTGCGCCGACAGCGGCTTGTCGTTGCCCAGCACATGCACCGCATCGACCAGGATCGCGGCCGATTCGCGCAACAGCGGGTCGGGACGCTTTTCGGCGGCTTTCTCGCGCGCGGCGTCCTGGGCAACGTTGCGTTCGCTGGACGTCAGGCCGTCATCGGTGTCTTCGGCCAGCGGATCGATGTCCAGGCCCATCGCCTTGCGCGCTTCCTGGCGCTGTTTGCGCTTGGCGGCATCGCGGTCGCGCTCGGTACGGCGCTCGGCTTCGTTCAGGGAGATCCACTTCTTCGCGGTTTCCTCGCGGAACTGCGCGATGTCTTCGGACCACCACTGGAATTCCTTGTCCTGGGCCACGCGCGCATCGTGCATCGATTTGAGCTGCGGCAGCAGCGGAGCGAAATCGCCGTACTGCGTATGCGGCACCGCCGCGATCCGGGTCCACGGCAGCGCGTTGTCGTAAGTGCTTTCGCCGAATTCGCTGGCGTCCACGCTCACCGGGAAGGCGATATCCGGCACAACGCCCTTGTTCTGGGTGCTGCTGCCGCCGGGCAGGAAGAACTGCGCGATGGTCAGCTTCACCTGGCCGAAGCGCTGGCCATTGTTCATCGGCCAACGGTCCAGATCGACGAGATTCTGCACCGTGCCTTTGCCGAAAGTGGTTTCGCCGATGATCAGGCCACGGCCGTAATCCTGGATCGCACCGGCGAAGATTTCCGAAGCAGACGCCGAGCCGCGATTGATCAGGACCGCCAAGGGGCCATCCCACGCCACGCCGGTGTCGCCGTCGCTGTCGACCTGCACGCGTCCACCGGATTCGCGCACCTGCACCACCGGGCCCTTGTCGATGAACAGGCCGGTCAGATCGACCGCTTCGGCCAGCGAACCGCCGCCGTTGTAACGTAGATCGATCACCACGCCGTCGACATTCTGCGCGCGGAAACCGAGCAGCAGTTTCTTGGTGTCGAGCGTGGCGGAAGCGTAATCGTCGCTGTTGCGGCGCTTGCCTTCGAAGTCCTGATAGAACGCCGGCAGCTTGATCACGCCGATACGACGCGCGGGCTGGCCATCGACGCCCGGGATGGTCAGCACTTCGCCCTTGGCGGCCTGTTCTTCCAGGCGGATCTTGGCGCGATTCAGCACTATCCGGTTCGGCTTGCTGTCGAGCACCGCTTCGGCCGGCACGATATCCAGACGCACCTGGGTGCCTTTCGCGCCCTTGATCTTGTCGACGACATCGTCGAGGCGCCACCCGATGATGTCTTCCATGGCGCCGTTCGCGCCCTGGCCCACGGCGACGATGCGATCGCCGGCCTTGAGTTTGCCGCTGCTCATCGCCGGACCGCCTGCGATCAGCTCGCGGATCACCACCACGTCGTCCTGCTTCTGCAACTGCGCGCCGATGCCTTCCAGCGACAGGCTCATGCTCTGCTCGAAGCGTTCGGCCGCGCGCGGATCGAAGTAATCGGTATGCGGATCGATCGACATGGCGTAGGCGTTGAGGAAGGTCTGGAACGCATCGATGCCATTGAGTTCCGCCACGCTCTTGGACAGGTTGGCGTAACGCTTGTCGAGGGTCTTGCGGATCTCGTCGGGCTGTTTGCCGGCGAGCTTGAGGCGCAGCCAGTCGTTGCGCACCGACTGCTGCCAGAGCTTGTCGAGTTCGGCGGTGCCGGCGACCCATGGCGCGTCCTTGCGGTCGTATTCCCAGCGGTCGCTGCCATCGAAACGGAAGATGTCCTTGGCGAGCAGGCCGCGCGCATGCGTCACGCGTTCGTTCACGCGCTGCTGGTACAGCGCGAACATCTCGAACGCCGGTGCCACTTCACCGCTCTTGATCGCGTCGTCGAGCTTGACCCGGTAGGTCGTGAGCTTGTCGATGTCCGCGGCGGTGAAGAACAACTTCGCGGGATCAAGGGATTCGAGATAGCGCTTGAACACTTCCGCGGACAGCGTGTCGTCCAGCGCGCGGGGCCGGTAGGCGTAACGGCTGTCGGAGAGGATGCCGTAGACCAGCTTGGCGGCGGTGGCCTGCTCGGCGCTGGGACTGCCGGCATCGGCCTGCGCCGACAGCCACGCCACCGGTGCGGTCAGCGCGAGGGCAAGCAGGGAAACCGGAAGAGCTTTGGCGACTTTCATCGGCGATCTCGTGTGGGTGGTGCCAGCGTGTGGGGGTACGCGGATGCGTTCAGCTTACGACTCCGGAGAGTACCGAAAGTTTCGGTCCATACCTACCGCCCAAGGTCATGCCCCGCCTGCGGAAACAGGCATCCCGACCGCCGGTCGGGATGCTGTTCATGCGGGGGAAGGCTTCAGCCGGCAGTTGGGTGGTCGGCTTCAGCCGACGACACCGGCCCCGGCCGCCTGCCGGTCGGCGTGATACGAACTGCGCACCATCGGGCCGGAGGCGACGTGGCTGAAGCCCAGCGACATGCCGTAGTCCTCCAGCGCCTTGAACTCGTCGGGCGTCCAGTAGCGCAGCACAGGATGGTGGTGGGCGGTGGGCTGCAGGTACTGGCCGATGGTGATCATGTCGACGTCGTGCGCGCGCAGGTCGCGCAGGGTGCCCTGCACCTGGTCCATGGTTTCGCCCAGGCCGAGCATGATCCCGCTCTTGGTCGGCACGTCCGGATGCTGGGCCTTGAACTGCTGCAGCAGGGTCAGCGACCACTGGTAGTCGGCGCCCGGGCGCACGTTGCGGTAGAGCTCCGGCACGGTTTCGAGATTGTGGTTGAACACGTCCGGCGGATGCTTCGCGAGGATTTCCAGCGCGCGCTCCATCCGGCCCTTGCCGCGGAAGTCCGGGGTGAGGATTTCGATCTTCGTCTGCGGGCTGTGCTCGCGCACCGCCGCGATACAGTCGACGAAATGCTGGGCGCCGCCGTCGCGCAGATCGTCGCGATCGACGCTGGTCACCACCACGTACTTCAGGCCCATGTCGGCGATGGTGCGGGCGAGGCTCAGCGGTTCGTCGGCATCCGGCGGCTTCGGCCGGCCGTGGGCGACATCGCAGAACGAGCAGCGGCGGGTGCAGACCTCGCCGAGGATCATGAATGTGGCGGTGCCGTGGTTGAAACACTCGTGGATGTTCGGGCAGCTGGCTTCCTCGCACACGGTGACCAGGCGGTTCTCGCGCAGCTTGCTTTTGAGCGCCTGCACCGCGTTGCCGGCGGGAATCCGCACCCGGATCCACGACGGCTTGCGCAGCACCGGCGCGTCGGCGAACTGCACCGGCGAGCGCGCGATCTTGTCGGCGGCCACCTGTTTCGCTCCCGGTTCGAGCGGCGCCGCCGCCAGCGGCGCGGACGCCTCGCCGACGACGGTCAGGGGAATGGTTTTCTCGGCGGGCGTCGGTGTGGACATCAGGCGGCCTGGGGCGCCGCCGCCCGATCTCGCCGAACTCTCTTCTTTTCCAGCCGCTGCGGCGGCGCGGCCTGCAGCTGCAGGCCGAACTGCGCGGCCAGCGCCTCCAGCAGCACCGGTTTGACCGCATCGAGGTTGGAAGGACCGCCCAGATCCAGCATCGAGGTCACCTGCAGCCCGGCATAACCGCAGGGATTGATGCGGCGGTAGGGCGCGAGGTCCATGTCG from Lysobacter sp. harbors:
- a CDS encoding ABC transporter ATP-binding protein — translated: MSALISIRDVTKTYSRGKQQVEVLHGINLEIPKGDFVALMGPSGSGKTTLLNLIGGLDQPTGGEISIDGKRIDTLSAGQLTQWRASNVGFVFQFYNLMPVLTAQGNVELPLLLTKLNAAQRKRNAEVALQVVGLGDRGKHKPRELSGGQEQRVAIARAIVSDPSLLVCDEPTGDLDRKTADEILTLLQTLNREHGKTIVMVTHDPLAAEYAKRTVHLDKGRLIEQAHAAHAPA
- a CDS encoding FtsX-like permease family protein, translating into MTKTGFVVANLFRKKARTSLTLLSIVTAFLLFGLLQSVNVLFNAGADFLGTARLITQARVSFTQSLPMRMRAEIESVPGVEAVTQSQWFGGVWQGKDQLVALAVDPLRFHAVYPEWDLPEAQWKQFAETRTAMVAGRKVADQYGWKVGQKVPISSNIFPQKNGSKDWVFDLVGIVDGKDEEWKRQATQVWINHGYFDEENQFGSGAGGIYLIKLKDPEAAAKVARIIDAKFENSPDETKTQNEKDWNLGFAKQFGDIGLIVRWILFAVFFTLLLVVGNTMAQSMRERVPEMAVLKTLGFSDTSVLGFVLAETVALCAIGGLIGLALATVAGWLIAQSGIPIPLRVEWRVWTAGIIAILLLSIAVGLLPALRAKRLKIVDALAGR
- a CDS encoding ABC transporter permease — protein: MLSQIFAITGVNLKSIPERWGPSLVIIIGLAGVVAVFTALLAMSEGFSATLAATGSKDNALVMRGGSATELNSGLGREETNLIKLGPGIRKGADGKPLASAEIIVIAELFKIGETLNGSNLTVRGVEPAAFALRPKLKIVEGRQFKPGLRELVVGRSVSKQFDDAQVGKTLRMRGSDWTVVGVFESGDAHESELWTDVEVAQSSFGRNGYSSVLAGMESEKSLKGLGAALKADPRLNLDVISQQEYFSAQTAQFRKTIGILAIVVTSIMALGAIFAALNSMFAAVATRAKEIATLRAIGFGGFPVLVSVMIEALTLALLGGVIGALIAYVLFNNMSVSTIGANFTQVVFAFKVTPVLLGIGLLISVAVGFIGGLIPAAIAARQSVTTALRSA
- the rarD gene encoding EamA family transporter RarD is translated as MTPPQGLDRKGLSIAASAFLLWGLMPLYWHLLKAVPSLQIVAHRVLWSAVLVALWLLWSRGRGWFAAIIAKPRLAAMLTLSGLCIGINWGLYIWAVNAGHVVESSLGYFINPLLNVVIGTLFLRERLNPTQWLSVAITAAGVLWLTFNYGSFPWIALALAGSFGLYGVIRKLAAVDSVTGLGFENSVLLLPALAYLLWAETSGQGGFLPLRGSGGWGFGVDALLIFGGALTALPLIAFSFAVRRVPLSTIGLMQYVAPTMQFLIGVLVFRETFDRDRAIGFIVIWIALAIFAFDSLRRARRTSGA
- the yedA gene encoding drug/metabolite exporter YedA — protein: MAAPSAGDPRPASTLSIGLALMAVYLIWGSTYLGIRFALEGGWPPLLAVSGGRMLLAGGLLYAVLRWRGVPAPTRKQWPSLAVMGLLMMLLGNGMVVLAEEDVSSGLAAIAIASMPLWMGLFGAMSGRHPSRGEWLGIGIGFIGVLWLNAGSSLSSTPRGLALLLIAPIAWAFGSVWSRGRDLPSPFMAAATQMLCGGVMLIALGLAVGERLPAAPTTQGTAALIYLAIFGSIAGFGAYVWLLNHVRPALASSYAYVNPPIAVMLGAWLGNEHFGLHDLGALAVILVGVVAISRAKARG
- a CDS encoding methylated-DNA--[protein]-cysteine S-methyltransferase yields the protein MRNTIHDPLEHARELLEAGEPTLAELSAAVGLSASHLQRRFRARFGLSPAEYLAQRKLGALRSALKDGRDVSAALYDAGYGSPSRVYETGAAKLGMTPARYRAGGGGEEIRWSIVATALGQAMVATTVRGICMVELGDDSDALVGRLHAEFPRAQLQQVDAGRDEFLAPRVRAVADALAGKRMRASDLIPVDLIGTAFQKRVWDALMKIPAGETRSYAELAASLDAPKAARAVASACAHNRVAIVVPCHRVIRGDGSLGGYRWGLALKQQLLRREVIGGR
- a CDS encoding carboxy terminal-processing peptidase, producing the protein MKVAKALPVSLLALALTAPVAWLSAQADAGSPSAEQATAAKLVYGILSDSRYAYRPRALDDTLSAEVFKRYLESLDPAKLFFTAADIDKLTTYRVKLDDAIKSGEVAPAFEMFALYQQRVNERVTHARGLLAKDIFRFDGSDRWEYDRKDAPWVAGTAELDKLWQQSVRNDWLRLKLAGKQPDEIRKTLDKRYANLSKSVAELNGIDAFQTFLNAYAMSIDPHTDYFDPRAAERFEQSMSLSLEGIGAQLQKQDDVVVIRELIAGGPAMSSGKLKAGDRIVAVGQGANGAMEDIIGWRLDDVVDKIKGAKGTQVRLDIVPAEAVLDSKPNRIVLNRAKIRLEEQAAKGEVLTIPGVDGQPARRIGVIKLPAFYQDFEGKRRNSDDYASATLDTKKLLLGFRAQNVDGVVIDLRYNGGGSLAEAVDLTGLFIDKGPVVQVRESGGRVQVDSDGDTGVAWDGPLAVLINRGSASASEIFAGAIQDYGRGLIIGETTFGKGTVQNLVDLDRWPMNNGQRFGQVKLTIAQFFLPGGSSTQNKGVVPDIAFPVSVDASEFGESTYDNALPWTRIAAVPHTQYGDFAPLLPQLKSMHDARVAQDKEFQWWSEDIAQFREETAKKWISLNEAERRTERDRDAAKRKQRQEARKAMGLDIDPLAEDTDDGLTSSERNVAQDAAREKAAEKRPDPLLRESAAILVDAVHVLGNDKPLSAQVLLTEARKPGQWAN
- the lipA gene encoding lipoyl synthase; this encodes MSTPTPAEKTIPLTVVGEASAPLAAAPLEPGAKQVAADKIARSPVQFADAPVLRKPSWIRVRIPAGNAVQALKSKLRENRLVTVCEEASCPNIHECFNHGTATFMILGEVCTRRCSFCDVAHGRPKPPDADEPLSLARTIADMGLKYVVVTSVDRDDLRDGGAQHFVDCIAAVREHSPQTKIEILTPDFRGKGRMERALEILAKHPPDVFNHNLETVPELYRNVRPGADYQWSLTLLQQFKAQHPDVPTKSGIMLGLGETMDQVQGTLRDLRAHDVDMITIGQYLQPTAHHHPVLRYWTPDEFKALEDYGMSLGFSHVASGPMVRSSYHADRQAAGAGVVG